AACGATGTAAAAGGTTAAGATCAAGTATCAGACCATGGTTTGGATATTGTGCTTTTAAAAAGACTCGCTGCTAAAGACCATGTCGTATTTATCACAATCACATTGATCTGGAGCTGGACCTGTCTCTCGCTCGCCATAGGTGCTCAGACCGTAGGGATCGACCTGTTGGTCACGACCTTCAGGATTATGGCAGGGCTGGGGCCGCTATTGACCGCTATCGTCATGCTCCGGGCGGCAAGTTCCGATGAGCGAGCATCGTATGTAATGAGATTGAAGACCCTAAAAGGCATCGGCCCTGTCTGGCTTCTGGTCATCGTTGCGACGGCTCCAGGTCTGACGCTCTTGGCCATATCACTTGACCTGTCGATAGGCGGATGCGGTGGAATGATCGAGAAAGCAGCGTCAGAATATCTGATGTCGCCCTGGGGCTTTATCGGTTTTATCATGCTCGTTCTGCTCTTCGGACCTATGCCGGAGGAACTCGGATGGAGAGGGTACGGAGTATGGAAGGCACAAGAACACCATCCTCCAATTTCGACGGGTGTGATCATAGGCTTCGCATGGATGCTTTGGCATGTCCCTCTTTTCTTCATCGATGGGACGTATCAGGAAGGTCTTGGGCTCGGATCCTTGCTTTTCTATGATTATTTTGTTATGATGTTTTCTCAATCGGTCATAATGGTGTGGATCTATAACAACACTGCTGGTAGCATACCGGCCGCCATAATATTCCATTTCATGGTGAACTTCACGGGCGAGCTGCTCTTCCTCAGCATTACCGGCGATGTGCTCTTGACGTGCCTCTGGTCTGCGATGGCGCTGATCGTCGCCGTGAGATATGGATGTGGAAATATCAGGTCAAGGTCTTCTGGAATGAAAGTTAACCCTTATTGAAATCCTTGCCGATCTTGAATGCGTCCGCAACCTTCGCACCGAACGACATATATGGGCCGCCTGGAAATGAATATAGCAATGGATCGATCTTCCTGATGTCCACGTCATCCCCTGTGAGCGATGAGCTCTCGACATAGACGTCCTCGATCTTCCCTACCACCAGGTCCACACCTTCGAACTCGACGATCCTCTCGAGGGTGCAATCGACCGTGACGGGACAATCGTCGATCATAGGGCTGCCTGTCACACCATAAAATATTCTATCGAACACTTTTGACTTGTCCACATCATATCCAGAACACATCCCTACATAGTCTGTCTTGACGCAAGATGATGTGTCTGGGAGGTTAACACTGAAAGCTTTGGACGCAATGATGCCGTCCTTCGTTCTTCTTTTCTTTCCCATGACAACGCCGATCATCGGCGGTTCATCATCTATCATGGTGAACCATGCTATCGTGCAGAAGTTAGGTCTGCCATCGGTCATCGAGCCTACCATGCAGACGGGCATCACCATAGGAGGTAGCTTCCTTTTCACATTCCTCTTTACCATATGGACCGCTCTGAGATCACAGTGATAGATATTATATCATCCGGGCCCTATGCCTTCAGGATGACCGAGGCAACGAAAAGGACAAGATGCCTTTGGAGGGCCGATGATGGGAGATGTGCCAACTGCAAGGCAAAAAGGTTCAGGCACGATGTCCTTGGGATGCAGGATTATGACAATTGCATATCGGAAAGGGACTATCCATCTTGTGATTTTTTTAAGGAGAAGCCTGTCCCCCCAGGAAAGAGCTGATCTTTCAAAGGGCATGCAGGTCAAAGACAGCGTCGTCAATAAAGTTTAGAACCATAAAGGGATTAGGGTCCCAGAGGCTGAGTCATGGTCGAGTTCCTGCCGTTCAGAGGATTGATACCTTCATTGAAGGGAAACGAGAAGATAGATGACAGGGTCTCACCACCGTACGATGTCATAAGCCCCGAACAATTGGTCAGGTACAGGTCAAGCCCCTTTAATGTGACGAACATCACGCTGGGCGGGAATGATGGGGACTATTCGGAGGCGGGCAGAAGATTGGAGAGCTGGTTGTCAGGTGGTCATCTGGTGCAGGAGCCGGAGCCATATTTCTATCTTTATGAGCAGGAGTTCCTTGAAGATGGAGTGCTCTTGAACAGAAAGGGGTTGGTCGGCGTTCTCAAAGCCGAAGGTTACAGCCCTGATGGCGTCATCCCACACGAGGAGACTTTCTCGAACGTGAAGGAGGACAGATTGAACCTGCTCAAAGGAACCGAGACCCATTGCGAGTCTATCTTCGGGCTGGTCGATGAGATGAGCTTCTTGAATAGCATCTCACCTGAGAAGATGTTCGAGTTCAGGGACGAGGACGGGGTCTCCCATAGAATGTACAGGATACATTCCCAACATGACATCGATATGGTCAGGACGGCATTATCGAAAAAAAGAATGCTGATAGCTGATGGTCACCATCGTTACGAGACGGCATGCAGATATGCTTTGGAGAATCCAAGGGACCCATTGAAGGGCTACGTCCTTGCCACAATAGTTTCCACTGACGACCCAGGGTTGGTAGTGAGGCCCACTCACAGACTGGTGGGGGGGATGAACATCGAGGACGAGCAGCTCCTTGTCGCACTTTCATTGGACTTCGCTCTTTCAAGGGCCACCTCCCTCGATGACCTTTTGGAACGGATGAGGTCCTCTGGAGGACGGGACCTGGGCCTTTACACCAGGTCAGGCATGTCCATCCTCCTTCGACCAAAGTCGGATGGAGAGGGTGCTTTGGGATCGCTTGACGCTTACAAGTGTGAGGAGCTGATCATCAAACCTCTTGTCCATAGAAGGAAGGGGTGGCGGGTCGCATATGACCATGATTCGAAAAGCGCGGCAGAGAGGACGAGGAGGGGGGATTATGATTTTGCGATCCTCCTCAGCGCGCCGAGGCTGAGCACGATATGGGAGGTGGCCATGTCTAGCAAGAAGATGCCCAAGAAATCGACCTATTTCTGGCCCAAGATATGGTCTGGCCTGGTATACTACAGGATGAAATAAGGTCGGTCTGGAATCAACACATCAAGAGACATCCTGTCTCATCATGTAGTTACAGGACCAAATGATTGTCCCTCAATGGCCATCAGATTATAGAAAAATGGAGCCACTGGAGGGAATTGAACCCTCGACCTACGCCTTACCAAGGCGTCGCTATGCCTCTAAGCCACAGTGGCAACGAGCCCCTCCAATTGGATGGTGCTTCATAAACCTTTCTAATGGGGCCGCCGCAAGCATCATCTTCGCCCGTCGCCAGCTCCAAGCGCACATTTTTGAGCACGCCCGGCCTATCAGGTGTCGTCATGAAGAAAGAGATGAACGCGGTCGACATCCTGGCGATGTCCAAAGAGATGCAGGCGCTTGTCGGGGGCTTCGTGGACAAGGTGTTCCATTGGGAAGGCCGGAACGTGCTCATCAGGGTCAACGCTCCAGAAGGAAGGAGGGAGCTGCTGCTCAGAGATGGTAAATGGCTTTACATGCCCAAGGAGCGGCCAGAGACCCCTGATACACCGAGCAATTTCGCTGTCCACCTCAGGAAGATGCTCTCGAACGCCAGGGTCGTCTCCGTTGAACAGAGGGAGTTCGACCGGATCATAGTGATGAAGGTCACGACGAGGACGTCCACCTATGACATCATCTTCGAGGTGTTCGCTGACGGCAATCTTCTCGTCGTGGAAGATAGGAAGATAGTCAATTGTCTGGAGCAGAAGACCTGGAAGCATAGGGATGTCCGCATAGGTGCTCAATATCAGTTCCCTCCGTCCAGGTTCAACCCACTGAGCTCGGACCTGGGCACATTCCTGACAGCGGTCAAAGGAAGCACGGCCGACGTTGTTAGGACGTTGGCCACCAGCGCGAACCTGGGTGGACAATACGCAGAAGAGGTCTGTCTTCGCGCCAACATCGACAAGTCGAGAAAGGCAAGGCAATTGACCGATGATGAATGGGCCATCATCTTCAAGACGATGGCCTCGATGCTGGAAAGTGTTAAAGAGCGGCAGGAGCCTGTCATCTACTATGATGGGGATGTGCCGGTCGACGTCTCCCCTCAGCGGCTGAGCCAGCATTCATCCCTAGAGGCAGAGCCGTACCCCAGCTTATCCGAGGCCATCGACGAATATCTTTATGCCAGGCCATCTGACGAAGAGGAGCTCAGGGATGAGGAGCTCGAGAGGTTGAAGAGACAGCTTGAGCAGCAATCCGATGCGCTCATAAGGCTCGAGGCCGAGGCCCTTGCTCTGAGCGAGGTGGCGAATCTGCTCTACCAGCACTACCCCCAGGTGACCAAGTTCCTTGCATACATGAAAGAAAAGGCCTCATCCTCCTCTTGGGAGGAGCTCAGGGACGCCGTATCGAAGCTTCCTTTCTTCATTTCCTTGGAACCTCAGAAGGACCAGGTCGTGATAAGGATAGATGGGAAGAATGTCAGGTTGAACTACAAAGCCTCGCTGGAAGAGAATGCAGACATCCTTTTCAACGAGGGGAAGGAATTGAAGGAGAAGCTACGTGGGGCCGAGGCCGCCATGGCCGAGACCGAAAGGAGGATAGAGGAGAGGGCCAAGCAGTGCGAGGAGCAGCGCAGGGAAGCGAAGAAAAAGGTCAGGCCAACGAAGCAGTTCTGGTTCGAGACCTACCGATGGTTCGTGACCGTGGGTGGCAGACTGGTCATCGGGGGAAGGGATGCAAGGTCGAACGAGCAGATCGTAAAGAAACACCTCGGCCAGAACGACCGCTATGCCCATGCGGACGTGCACGGGGCCGCGAGCGTGATCATCAAGGACGGTTCTTCAGCAGATGAGGAGGAGATGAGGGAGGTCTGCATATTCGCCCTTGCCAGCTCAAAGGCGTGGACAGCGGGGGTGGGGGAAGGGAGCGCCTATTGGGTCCTTCCCGACCAGGTTTCCAAGACGCCTGTCGCCGGGGAGTTTGTCCCGAAGGGGGGGTTCATCATCAGGGGCAAGCGGAACTACTTCCATCATCTGCCCATGAGATTGGCCATAGGCGAGGTCCAGTACGAGGGGAGCAGGAAGATAATGACCGCGCCGGAGGCTACCATGAAGAGCATGTCCTCGAAGTACGTGGTGATCGAACCTGGTGAGACCGACAGAGGAAGGATCTCCTCACAGCTCTCAAAGGCCTTCGAGGTGCCCGAGGAGGAGATCTCCAGGATCCTTCCCCCTGGCAACGTGAGGACCGTCGAGGCCATAGGCATACAGCTCGAGGAAAAGTGAGGGTGGCGCCCGAGCTGGAATTCGAATCCAGGTCTAGAGGTCCGCAGCCTCTTAGGATATCCAAACTACCCCACTCGGGCCTGTTGCGGTAGGGGGTGCAATGCACTCCATATTAATAAACATCGCATGTAAGCGACTGGCCATATGTATAAATTACCATCGCGACTCCCTTAATAGGTGCTGTTCATGTCCAGCTTTCCCTTCTTCCGGGCAAGGTGGTCGGCATAGCCAAATATTGCAAGCGATACGGCATAGAACATGGCCGTGGTTATGGCCAGGAACATCAATATTTCTATGTCCGTGAACTCCTCAAGTCCGCTGATGCCCTCGAAGTCCATCAAAGGGGCCAATGTCCTCCTCAGAAGCTCCAGCCAGTAGGTGATCGGCAGCGCCATCCCTATCGTCTGCCCCCAGGATGGTAGGACAGATAGGGGATACACCACCCCGCAGAAAAGATAGAAGAGACCGGCGATCCCCTCGTTGATGCCAGAGCTGTGCCTTGCTGTGAGGAATGTGATGCCTGAGAGCGCGACGCCGATCATCGTTATGCACATCAGGCCGATGACCATGGCCGATATGAACAAAGGCCAATCGACCTTGAGCATGTCCACATCGACACCAAGCACCACGATGCCAAAGACCAGCGTTATGACGACCGCCAGTGCCGTTATGGCCATCTTGCTCAACGCCCTTCCTACTATGTAGAGATAGAAGCTCATGGGGGCGATGTAGACCTGCTTCAGGGTCTTGAACCTCTCCCTGTCCTCCTGGACGATGTAGGCGACCCCGAACATCACCTGCGCGACGAACATGTAGAAGGCGTTCCCGATGAACATGTAGGAGAACAACGTCGGGTCCTGCTCCACCCCTCCGGTGATGATGACGAACATGAACACCAGGATGAACGTGGCGAATATCGGTTTGATGATGGAATAGAGCAGGAACAGGAAAGGGTTGGTCCAATTGGATTCCATCTGCCAACCGAGCCATGCCGACCATTTGATCGTCCTCAGGTCCCTCCAGAGCCTCACTGCCATCTCAGGACCAGCCTCCCTTCCCTCTTACCAAGGAACTCCATGTACCTGAGGGCATACCTTGCAGCTGTGATGAACGCAACCGCAAGCATTGTCAGCACTGCAAGCTCGGCCCATACTGGCAACAACCCATTGGCCTCATCCCCGAACAACAGCTGCCTCATCGAATCCAGTCCAAGCGTCATCGGGATTATCGAGGCCGCTATGCCCACATAAAAACCAAGCTCTCGTACAGGAAAATAGAAGCCAGAGACCAGATAGATCGGCTCCTGCATGAGGTTCGAGAGATGCCACGCCCCCCTTCCCCATAGCATATAAAGGGAGGAGAAGAGCATCCCTAGACCATACAGCGCGAGCAAGGTCAACAAGAACGCGAGGACCAGGAGCCAGGGGGATGAGAAGGACATCCTGACATCGAATATGAATATACCAAGGACTATCGTCGATATCGCCCTTACGGATGTGAGGAACATGCCACCCAAGGCCATCCCTGCGAGCACGGACATCTTCGACATGGGGGCCATCATGTAGAGTTCGAGGTTCCCCGTCTCCTTTTCCCAATAGAACTGCGTAGCCATGCTCCAGAGGACGTTCAGCCAATAAGCTGTCATCGCACCCCCTATCACCACATAGCCCTCGTAGACCTCGGGGGCGCCAAGTGATCGATAGTAGTAGATGAACGCCGCTATCCCCAGCAAGGGCAGGAAGATGTCAAAGAACATCCACGATGGTTCTCTCAGCCCACCGACGGCCCTTGGGTACGCCCTTCCCTTGATGGCCCTGAGGTTCAAGACCAGGTCGCTCATTCCAGACCCCTTCCGACGAGGTGTATGAACACGTCCTCGAGCGTCGGCTCGCTCTTCCCTAAGGCCATTATCCTACCTTTCTTGGACTGGATATAAGAGACCACGTCGGCTATGACCGATTCGTCCTGCACGACGAACCTGGTGACGGCCCTGTCACCAACGGTCCTTACCTGGAACCCTTCAATGCCGGGAAGGGAGCCCATCCCATCTATCCCCTCGAACACCGATGTCTCGATGTCGAAGGTCGACGACCTTCTGATCATCTTCTTCAGGTTTGCCGGCGTGTCGCAGGCGAGGATCCTCCCCTTGTCGATTATGGCCACCCGGTCGCAAAGCTCGTCCGCCTCGACCATGTAATGGGTGGTCAAGAGCATCGTCTTCCCTTCCTGTTGCTTGACCCATCTCCTCAGGAAGTTCCTTATGGCGAAGCTGGCGTTGACATCAAGGCCCAGGGTCGGTTCATCGAGGAATATCAGGTCGGGGTCGGTCACGAACCCTCGTATGACGTTCATCTTCTGTTTCTGTCCTGTGGAGATGGTCCTCACCTTGGCATCGGCCTTGTCAGCCAACGAGAACCTTTCAAGAAGGTCGTTTATCCTCATCTTCGCGACCTTTGGCGGCACCCCATAGAACTGTGAGAACATCCATAGGTTCTCCCTCACGGTCAGGAGGCCATACCCGGACACATCTCCCCCAGATACCATGTTTATCCTCGGCCTGATACGGTCCGGGTCCTTTGCGACGTCATGACCGAGCACTTTGGCCGTCCCTGAGGACGGCAGCAGCAGTGTCGCCAATATCTTTATCAGTGTCGTCTTTCCGGCCCCGTTGGGGCCCAAAAGCCCAAAAAGCTCTCCCTCCTCAACATCAAGGGATATGTTATCCAGCGCTTTGGCCGGACCCTCCTTGCCCCTCCCCTCGAAAACACGTGTGACCGAGTCCACCTCAATGGCGTAGCGCATGGCGCTCACCACATCGCATGGGGGGCTTATGGACGTTCAGTTCTTCTGAACGTTCTGCCAGTATCTGGTTATGTAGCCCGCTATGCGGTTCCTCATCTTCACTGACTCGACCGTCGAGAGCTTGTTGACCATGGCCTTGTTGTTCTCGAAGTCCGCACTGAAGACGCGTGGATACTGCTGCACCAGATCTATTGCGACGCGCTTTATGTAAGTAGGACGGATGTTTCCCATTGACACACCCTAAGGTAAGGCGGCCAAAGTGTTCGGCCTATATAAAAGTTGTTCAGCTTGGGATCTTATCGTTGCCAGGCCGGTCTTTTCGGACCGCTATCACCAGATATGCCAAGGAGGATATGAACAGAACTGCCCCGGCCACGGTCCATGCCGCCCCGATCGACCATTCCTTGGCCACATATCCCAGGGTGAAGGTGCCGATCAGACCTCCTATCTGAAGGATCAAGGACTGGAAGGAAAGGAGGGTCGACCTCCTCTCGCTGGGGACCTCGTTGTTATAGATCGTTGAAAATGGCGAGGATTCCATCCCGTTCATCATGAAGGAGACCAGAAAGAGCGATGCGAAACCAACCAATGTGTCCTGGAAGGCAAGCAGGATGACCGATGAGGCCATCAACAGCCTTACAACCAGGAGCACAGGGGCGTATCTCTGCTTCGCCCTGGAACATACCGGGATGCTGACCAGGTTGCCCGCCGCGCCTGCCACGAAATATGCCGCGGCTAAGGCCCCAAAGATCCAGGTGTCCGACCCCTCGCCGACTATCCCCGCCAACCTAGGCTGCCAATAGGTCTCTATCGCCATCAGGGAGAACCCGAGGGCGGCCGTTGCGATGAGAAGCATGAGCACGGTCCTGTTCCTGACGCCATATTCCAAAGACGTGGACAGGATATCCGGCAGATTCTTGGCCCCTTCGACGACCTCTCCATCGATCTTGTGCCTGTGCTCAACGACCAATATCTGAGTGACGATGATCTGGAGGGCGACCGCGATCAGCATGACGACGATGTTCATGTCATAGATGCCAAGGCCAAGCTCATCCCTCCCATAGGCTCCGAGATACATCGGTATCAGGCCACCTACCAATGACCCGGCCGCGATGCCCATGGGCACGATGATGTTCGCCTTGGCCAAGGCCTCCTGCAGGTCCTTTCCCCTGCCCTGGGACCTAAGCTCGTCGACGAACCAGGCGTCGATAGAGCCTGATGACAGGGCGCGGGCGGTGCCAAGCAGGAGCATCCCTATCACTATCGAATAGATATCGAGGTCGATGAGGAGAGCGACCAACGCGATGGCGTAGACGGTCTGCGAGATCAGGTAGACCTTCTTCCTGCCTATGCTGTCAGATAGACCTCCTGTGGGCAGCTCAAGAATGATGACCGTGCCTGAGTAGAGCGCGATCATGGTGCCGGCCAAGAAGATGTCGATCCCCCTGTCCAGCAGAAATAGCATCATCAGGGGGAATATGAGGCCGACTATGAACCAGTGGAATGTCTGGTTGATGATATACGTCGTCAGCAGGCCTGGGCGTTTCAGTGTTCTCCCTTCCCGCTCTGCCTTGATTTGGTTGCATTGGTCCCTTCAAGCGTCTCCCTTAGCCCGCAAGGGTCAAGGAACATCCTTCTATCCTCTTCCTTGACCCTTCCAGATAACCTTTCCCGTAACATTCCGCAGTCAATGGACCGTACCTTAATGACGTCGTTTGGCAGCTCGGGACAGGTCGCGCGGCTGCCAAGACCCTTGGGGTCAGCGCAGTGCTTTATCCTGCGATCGATCTCAGGGAGGACGAACCCATCCAGCGTTGGCGAATTGCATCCCTTGTACCTGTCCATCTCAGGTCCTGTCCCGGTCCCCCGATACTTGTCCCAGCCTTCCCCCGCTCTGTCCTGGCCCTCCCTCGTGGTGATGTTGTCATATAACGCCTTACATTCCGAGCACACAGGCCCGTAGGGAGCGGTCGTCTTCTTGGTCATCTCACTCTTCCTTGTTCTGTCCTTTCGCTCTTCGGGGCCTTCCGCAGGACATCTTGCCCTCTGGGCAGGGGCCTCTGACGCATGGCGCGCCCGCATCCTTGAAAATAGAGGGGGACACCTCCTTCGCCAGGCGCAGCATCTCATCAGCGACCTCGCGTATCTCGGCCTGGGCCCTGTTGCAGCAGCGCAGAGAGAAGAAGTGGATGAGCTCCCTCGCGTTCATGGTGACCACGATATTTGTCTCACATGCATTGGGAAGGACATACCTCGCATCCTCGACCGGGACCCTGGATGCCAACTTCTGGTACGCCTCCCAGGCCTTCTCCATCGCCTCCTCGAAGACCTTCCTGCTCTCCACGTCCTGAGCTATGGAAGAGGGCATGACGTATTCGGGATCGAGCAGCGATACGTATCTTTGCGACTGCTGGCTGAAGGATGCTATACGGTGCCTGACGAGCTGATGGGTCAAAGCCCTGCTGACGCCCTCGACCGAGAAGGTATAGTAGGCATGCTCGATCACCGAGTGGTGCCCCATGCCCACCACGTCCTGGATGAGCTTCCCGGCCTTGTCCGGCGTGACCTTGGATTTGATCTCGCTCGGGACCCCTTTCGAGTAACATGTCTTCGCGGCCGTCGCGCAGAGCACCTCGGCGTCCTTGGTGTAAGAGAGCAGTACTACCTTCATCTAAGGGTCCGTACGCTGAGTGGACATAAAATTGTTGCACACGGCCTCACACATAGAACGATATGTTGACCTCGCAGTTTCCCCTCTCCTCCGAGGTCTCATCCTCTACCTTCATTTCCCTCAGCTCGCGAAGGCGGATGACCGATATGTCCTCCCTTGCGAGGATCTTCTGCACCCCTTCGACATGCCCATCACCTATGACGGCCATAACGTTCCCGAATCTCTGCTCCGCGAGCGCGATCCTCTTGGCCATGACCAAGTTCCTATCATCGATGAGGACCTTCTTCAACGTGGGAAACTCCTTGGCAAGGAGCTCAAGATAGCCCGCCTCGTTCTCCTCGAACTTCTTCAGCTCTGACTCGACCTTCTTCCTCGAGACGATGAGACCGGTCAATCCAGACATGAGCAGCAGCACCTTTTCTTTGAAGGGCATCTCCTCCCAGAGCTTCCTGAACATCATGGCCGCGTCCACATCTATGAATATGACCTGGGCCCCGGTATAGCAGGCCTCGTTCACTGCTGCGAGCATCTCGCTGCCGACGGACCGCTCGTACTGCCTGGCTATCCTCTTCTGCGTCAGGGCGAGGAGCAGATAAGGTAACGGTGCCGACCTTCTCCCCTTGGGGTCGGTCAGCGCCTCATACCTTGCCTTGTCGAGCTCGACCCCCACGGCAGATGGCCTTTGTCTCCTGATAAGGGCCCGGACCTGTCTTTCGATATCGAAAACGTGCCCTACGCCGACCAGGGTGATCATGCCCAAGCCATTGACCGAACGTTATTATATTCTTTGCCCGCTCGCCTTATCATGAACGGTCGTAGGTACGACCTCGTAGCCTTCGACATGGACGGGGTGCTCATCGACTATCCCTCTACCTGGACCTGGGTCCATGACCATTTCGGTGTCAGGAACAGGGAGTCGGTGGATGCTTTCCTCCGAGGGGAGATCGACGATCTGGAGTTCATGCGGAAAGACATCTCCCTCTGGATAGATAAGAGGCCAGGCATCTGTCGAGGTGACCTGGAGAAGATCCTTTGGCCGGTCCCATTGATGAAGGGGCTAGAGGAGACCGTATCGGCCATCAAGGCCAGCGGTGCTAAGTGCGTGATCGTGAGCGGGGGCCTCGACACGGCCGCGGAGCGCATCGCCG
This genomic window from Methanomassiliicoccales archaeon contains:
- a CDS encoding CPBP family intramembrane metalloprotease, which codes for MIWSWTCLSLAIGAQTVGIDLLVTTFRIMAGLGPLLTAIVMLRAASSDERASYVMRLKTLKGIGPVWLLVIVATAPGLTLLAISLDLSIGGCGGMIEKAASEYLMSPWGFIGFIMLVLLFGPMPEELGWRGYGVWKAQEHHPPISTGVIIGFAWMLWHVPLFFIDGTYQEGLGLGSLLFYDYFVMMFSQSVIMVWIYNNTAGSIPAAIIFHFMVNFTGELLFLSITGDVLLTCLWSAMALIVAVRYGCGNIRSRSSGMKVNPY
- a CDS encoding flavin reductase family protein, producing the protein MVKRNVKRKLPPMVMPVCMVGSMTDGRPNFCTIAWFTMIDDEPPMIGVVMGKKRRTKDGIIASKAFSVNLPDTSSCVKTDYVGMCSGYDVDKSKVFDRIFYGVTGSPMIDDCPVTVDCTLERIVEFEGVDLVVGKIEDVYVESSSLTGDDVDIRKIDPLLYSFPGGPYMSFGAKVADAFKIGKDFNKG
- a CDS encoding DUF1015 domain-containing protein, with amino-acid sequence MVEFLPFRGLIPSLKGNEKIDDRVSPPYDVISPEQLVRYRSSPFNVTNITLGGNDGDYSEAGRRLESWLSGGHLVQEPEPYFYLYEQEFLEDGVLLNRKGLVGVLKAEGYSPDGVIPHEETFSNVKEDRLNLLKGTETHCESIFGLVDEMSFLNSISPEKMFEFRDEDGVSHRMYRIHSQHDIDMVRTALSKKRMLIADGHHRYETACRYALENPRDPLKGYVLATIVSTDDPGLVVRPTHRLVGGMNIEDEQLLVALSLDFALSRATSLDDLLERMRSSGGRDLGLYTRSGMSILLRPKSDGEGALGSLDAYKCEELIIKPLVHRRKGWRVAYDHDSKSAAERTRRGDYDFAILLSAPRLSTIWEVAMSSKKMPKKSTYFWPKIWSGLVYYRMK
- a CDS encoding NFACT family protein, which codes for MKKEMNAVDILAMSKEMQALVGGFVDKVFHWEGRNVLIRVNAPEGRRELLLRDGKWLYMPKERPETPDTPSNFAVHLRKMLSNARVVSVEQREFDRIIVMKVTTRTSTYDIIFEVFADGNLLVVEDRKIVNCLEQKTWKHRDVRIGAQYQFPPSRFNPLSSDLGTFLTAVKGSTADVVRTLATSANLGGQYAEEVCLRANIDKSRKARQLTDDEWAIIFKTMASMLESVKERQEPVIYYDGDVPVDVSPQRLSQHSSLEAEPYPSLSEAIDEYLYARPSDEEELRDEELERLKRQLEQQSDALIRLEAEALALSEVANLLYQHYPQVTKFLAYMKEKASSSSWEELRDAVSKLPFFISLEPQKDQVVIRIDGKNVRLNYKASLEENADILFNEGKELKEKLRGAEAAMAETERRIEERAKQCEEQRREAKKKVRPTKQFWFETYRWFVTVGGRLVIGGRDARSNEQIVKKHLGQNDRYAHADVHGAASVIIKDGSSADEEEMREVCIFALASSKAWTAGVGEGSAYWVLPDQVSKTPVAGEFVPKGGFIIRGKRNYFHHLPMRLAIGEVQYEGSRKIMTAPEATMKSMSSKYVVIEPGETDRGRISSQLSKAFEVPEEEISRILPPGNVRTVEAIGIQLEEK
- a CDS encoding ABC transporter permease, which produces MAVRLWRDLRTIKWSAWLGWQMESNWTNPFLFLLYSIIKPIFATFILVFMFVIITGGVEQDPTLFSYMFIGNAFYMFVAQVMFGVAYIVQEDRERFKTLKQVYIAPMSFYLYIVGRALSKMAITALAVVITLVFGIVVLGVDVDMLKVDWPLFISAMVIGLMCITMIGVALSGITFLTARHSSGINEGIAGLFYLFCGVVYPLSVLPSWGQTIGMALPITYWLELLRRTLAPLMDFEGISGLEEFTDIEILMFLAITTAMFYAVSLAIFGYADHLARKKGKLDMNSTY
- a CDS encoding ABC transporter permease, coding for MSDLVLNLRAIKGRAYPRAVGGLREPSWMFFDIFLPLLGIAAFIYYYRSLGAPEVYEGYVVIGGAMTAYWLNVLWSMATQFYWEKETGNLELYMMAPMSKMSVLAGMALGGMFLTSVRAISTIVLGIFIFDVRMSFSSPWLLVLAFLLTLLALYGLGMLFSSLYMLWGRGAWHLSNLMQEPIYLVSGFYFPVRELGFYVGIAASIIPMTLGLDSMRQLLFGDEANGLLPVWAELAVLTMLAVAFITAARYALRYMEFLGKREGRLVLRWQ
- a CDS encoding ABC transporter ATP-binding protein, with the translated sequence MRYAIEVDSVTRVFEGRGKEGPAKALDNISLDVEEGELFGLLGPNGAGKTTLIKILATLLLPSSGTAKVLGHDVAKDPDRIRPRINMVSGGDVSGYGLLTVRENLWMFSQFYGVPPKVAKMRINDLLERFSLADKADAKVRTISTGQKQKMNVIRGFVTDPDLIFLDEPTLGLDVNASFAIRNFLRRWVKQQEGKTMLLTTHYMVEADELCDRVAIIDKGRILACDTPANLKKMIRRSSTFDIETSVFEGIDGMGSLPGIEGFQVRTVGDRAVTRFVVQDESVIADVVSYIQSKKGRIMALGKSEPTLEDVFIHLVGRGLE
- a CDS encoding 30S ribosomal protein S17e, which translates into the protein MGNIRPTYIKRVAIDLVQQYPRVFSADFENNKAMVNKLSTVESVKMRNRIAGYITRYWQNVQKN
- a CDS encoding MFS transporter, which gives rise to MMLFLLDRGIDIFLAGTMIALYSGTVIILELPTGGLSDSIGRKKVYLISQTVYAIALVALLIDLDIYSIVIGMLLLGTARALSSGSIDAWFVDELRSQGRGKDLQEALAKANIIVPMGIAAGSLVGGLIPMYLGAYGRDELGLGIYDMNIVVMLIAVALQIIVTQILVVEHRHKIDGEVVEGAKNLPDILSTSLEYGVRNRTVLMLLIATAALGFSLMAIETYWQPRLAGIVGEGSDTWIFGALAAAYFVAGAAGNLVSIPVCSRAKQRYAPVLLVVRLLMASSVILLAFQDTLVGFASLFLVSFMMNGMESSPFSTIYNNEVPSERRSTLLSFQSLILQIGGLIGTFTLGYVAKEWSIGAAWTVAGAVLFISSLAYLVIAVRKDRPGNDKIPS
- a CDS encoding FAD-dependent thymidylate synthase, whose translation is MKVVLLSYTKDAEVLCATAAKTCYSKGVPSEIKSKVTPDKAGKLIQDVVGMGHHSVIEHAYYTFSVEGVSRALTHQLVRHRIASFSQQSQRYVSLLDPEYVMPSSIAQDVESRKVFEEAMEKAWEAYQKLASRVPVEDARYVLPNACETNIVVTMNARELIHFFSLRCCNRAQAEIREVADEMLRLAKEVSPSIFKDAGAPCVRGPCPEGKMSCGRPRRAKGQNKEE
- a CDS encoding TraB/GumN family protein, producing MITLVGVGHVFDIERQVRALIRRQRPSAVGVELDKARYEALTDPKGRRSAPLPYLLLALTQKRIARQYERSVGSEMLAAVNEACYTGAQVIFIDVDAAMMFRKLWEEMPFKEKVLLLMSGLTGLIVSRKKVESELKKFEENEAGYLELLAKEFPTLKKVLIDDRNLVMAKRIALAEQRFGNVMAVIGDGHVEGVQKILAREDISVIRLRELREMKVEDETSEERGNCEVNISFYV
- a CDS encoding HAD-IB family phosphatase; translated protein: MNGRRYDLVAFDMDGVLIDYPSTWTWVHDHFGVRNRESVDAFLRGEIDDLEFMRKDISLWIDKRPGICRGDLEKILWPVPLMKGLEETVSAIKASGAKCVIVSGGLDTAAERIADRFGFDGFLANGFECSEDGRLTGQGVLRVMLKSKMSSLMEFQRRFGIRPERTASIGDSFIDVSMFELSALKIAFNPIDELVVGRADHVIREKDLRLVLPYILGPSLS